In a single window of the Leptospira sanjuanensis genome:
- the mpl17 gene encoding cell surface protein MPL17 — translation MKKKLLIGVLVCFVTFGISAEDESPVKFKLEKSFGNSYLLKIVHPTNYGIQKDAPHKILLNAGQGLKVEKADLKVKGKTSEKKKEYLASVDPIQLTVTGKGSLEIHGKIYYCNFDKNICIPGKIQQVETIQ, via the coding sequence ATGAAAAAGAAGTTACTCATCGGTGTTTTAGTATGTTTTGTTACCTTCGGAATTTCAGCGGAAGACGAAAGTCCCGTAAAATTCAAATTGGAAAAAAGTTTCGGAAATTCATATCTCTTAAAAATCGTTCATCCCACCAATTACGGAATTCAAAAAGACGCTCCTCATAAGATTCTCTTGAATGCGGGTCAAGGCCTGAAGGTGGAAAAAGCGGATCTGAAAGTGAAAGGGAAAACTTCCGAAAAGAAAAAGGAATATCTCGCTTCCGTAGATCCGATTCAGTTAACGGTCACCGGCAAGGGCTCCTTGGAAATTCACGGTAAGATTTATTACTGCAACTTCGACAAGAATATCTGCATTCCCGGCAAAA
- a CDS encoding Uma2 family endonuclease yields the protein MPMTDLKTDKDFALLPEGTLAELLDGEIIMVPAPIPEHQRVSGKLFTLLLQCVERKKLGEIFFSPIDVFLDEHNVVQPDLVYISKAKNSIIGEKRIEGAPDWVAEILSEGNAYHDLKTKKKLYEKHGVREYWIVDPMERSVDVYSNGEGGFKLIASASSGKIASTVLEGFSVEIESLFTKPH from the coding sequence ATGCCTATGACCGATTTAAAAACGGATAAAGACTTCGCCCTGCTTCCGGAAGGAACCTTGGCGGAGCTTTTGGATGGTGAGATAATTATGGTTCCAGCTCCGATCCCCGAGCATCAGAGAGTTTCCGGTAAGTTGTTTACTCTGCTTCTGCAGTGTGTTGAACGTAAAAAACTCGGTGAAATTTTCTTTTCACCCATCGACGTATTCCTCGACGAACACAACGTGGTTCAACCCGATCTCGTCTATATTTCCAAAGCTAAAAATTCCATCATCGGAGAAAAGAGAATCGAAGGCGCACCCGATTGGGTCGCGGAAATTCTTTCCGAAGGAAACGCCTATCACGACTTAAAGACTAAAAAGAAACTCTATGAAAAACATGGAGTCCGTGAATACTGGATCGTCGATCCGATGGAACGTTCCGTAGACGTATATTCCAACGGTGAAGGCGGTTTTAAGCTGATCGCGTCCGCGAGTTCAGGAAAAATCGCTTCGACAGTTTTAGAGGGATTTTCCGTGGAGATAGAATCCCTTTTTACAAAACCACATTAA
- a CDS encoding YajQ family cyclic di-GMP-binding protein, producing the protein MSDPSFDVVSEISRPELTNAVTQALGEIKNRFDFKGSKSDIQLEDEQLVLTSDNEAKLESVIDVLVSKMAKRGIGLKNFDFKSKIEPATGGTVRMKVKIRKGMEKEQTKEVTKLIKDSKLKVNVTIMGESVRVTGKKKDDLQEVIHLLKTSDLPFDVQFTNYK; encoded by the coding sequence ATGAGTGATCCTTCCTTTGACGTGGTTTCCGAAATCAGCAGACCCGAGTTGACGAACGCGGTCACTCAGGCTCTCGGTGAAATCAAGAATCGTTTCGACTTCAAGGGTTCCAAATCCGACATTCAACTCGAAGACGAACAACTCGTTTTGACTTCGGACAACGAAGCGAAGTTGGAAAGTGTGATCGACGTTCTCGTTTCTAAAATGGCGAAACGCGGAATCGGCTTAAAGAATTTCGACTTCAAATCCAAGATCGAACCAGCGACCGGCGGCACCGTTCGGATGAAGGTGAAGATCCGCAAAGGGATGGAAAAGGAACAGACCAAAGAAGTGACGAAACTCATCAAGGATTCCAAGCTGAAAGTCAACGTCACGATCATGGGAGAATCCGTGCGCGTAACCGGCAAAAAAAAGGACGATCTTCAGGAAGTGATTCATCTTCTGAAAACTTCCGATCTTCCCTTCGACGTTCAGTTTACGAACTACAAATAA
- the alaS gene encoding alanine--tRNA ligase encodes MKFQSVAEIREIFLNYFKDKAHSVVPSSSLLPAGDPTLLFTTAGMVQFKPLFTGAVELPYTRATSCQKCLRTTDLEVVGRTERHCTFFEMLGNFSFGDYFKEEAISYALDCSVNHLGFDKEKIWVTVYTDDDEAEKIWLSKGIPKERITRLGKKDNFWGPAGDSGACGPCSELYLDRGVEKGGPDCATSGTCRPGCDCDRFLEFWNIVFNQFNQDTEGNLHPLKQTGIDTGSGLERVALLLQGVDSVYDTDELRKIISFYEELSGIEYTNENKTPFRVVTDHIRSVLFSIGDGIYPDRTGRGYVIRRLIRRATLFGRKLNFREPFLYKLVDKVVEIYKSRYPELGKNAKAIQKTILAEEELFLKTLELGLEKIETLVERTKANGRTIFSGADAFLLYGTYGFPAEMTEEIVAEQGLDFDKQGFQEELEKDRQVSRESWKAHKVSLMTGQSVEKTEFLGYSSLSGKGNITHLFSDNKPAIVLKAGQAGAIVLNRTPFYPEGGGQVGDTGFLRQGKSVFKVLDTQKENDVILHFGEMLSGEFSIAQELEAEVEAVRRERLRFHHSGTHLLNGALRNLLGDHVLQKGSIVSPEYLRFDFSHPSALTGEEIRKIESRVNESIRKDFQVSTKELGIDEAKKTGAVATFGEKYGDQVRVVQMGDASVEFCGGTHVSHTGEIGYFFIKKESSPGAGNRRIEGVCGPAVIETFQNRFAELTESVQNLNLKIKSELGEEGAKLLITSPVPGPDEIREKLEKEGATAVTFFRDLSESIAAKIEEGTSSFLKTKKSLESRDFENNASVIERVFASSVETGTGKIVSAIFEDKDPNSLKGLSDNLKVREKNLLVILGSKNAENASIVITCSSELVSKGIHCGNLVKVACEVLGGKGGGKPDMAQGGGKEKQNLESAIAGAVNEAKQILTGERV; translated from the coding sequence ATGAAATTCCAATCCGTAGCGGAAATCCGCGAAATCTTTTTAAACTACTTCAAAGATAAGGCTCACAGCGTAGTTCCGTCTTCTTCTCTTCTGCCTGCGGGAGATCCCACACTTCTTTTTACGACAGCCGGAATGGTTCAGTTCAAACCGCTTTTTACCGGCGCGGTGGAACTCCCTTATACGAGAGCCACTTCCTGTCAAAAATGCCTGCGGACCACCGACCTTGAGGTCGTAGGTAGAACGGAACGCCATTGCACTTTTTTCGAAATGCTCGGGAACTTCAGCTTCGGGGATTATTTCAAGGAAGAAGCGATTTCCTATGCGCTCGATTGTTCCGTCAATCACCTGGGCTTTGACAAAGAAAAAATTTGGGTCACCGTTTATACGGACGACGACGAGGCGGAAAAAATCTGGTTGTCCAAAGGAATTCCTAAAGAGCGCATAACGCGTCTCGGAAAAAAAGACAACTTCTGGGGACCGGCCGGGGACAGCGGAGCCTGCGGACCTTGTTCGGAGCTGTATCTCGATCGCGGAGTGGAAAAGGGCGGACCGGATTGTGCGACGAGCGGAACCTGTAGACCTGGTTGCGACTGCGATCGTTTTTTAGAATTTTGGAATATAGTTTTCAATCAGTTCAACCAGGACACCGAAGGGAATCTGCATCCTCTCAAACAAACCGGAATCGACACGGGTTCCGGACTCGAACGGGTCGCCTTATTGCTGCAAGGCGTCGACTCGGTTTATGACACCGACGAACTCCGCAAGATCATTTCCTTTTACGAAGAATTATCCGGAATCGAATACACGAACGAAAACAAAACGCCGTTTCGAGTCGTAACCGATCATATCCGTTCCGTTCTTTTTTCGATCGGAGACGGAATTTATCCGGATAGAACGGGAAGAGGTTACGTGATCCGTCGTTTGATCCGCCGCGCGACCCTTTTCGGAAGAAAATTGAATTTCAGAGAACCTTTCCTTTACAAACTCGTGGATAAGGTGGTCGAGATTTATAAATCCCGTTATCCTGAACTCGGTAAAAACGCGAAGGCGATTCAAAAAACGATTCTCGCGGAAGAGGAACTTTTCTTAAAAACCCTCGAACTCGGTCTCGAAAAGATCGAAACCCTCGTAGAAAGAACGAAAGCAAACGGAAGAACGATCTTTTCCGGAGCGGACGCATTCTTACTTTACGGAACGTACGGTTTTCCCGCCGAGATGACCGAGGAAATCGTCGCCGAACAAGGACTCGACTTCGACAAACAAGGATTTCAAGAAGAACTCGAAAAAGACAGACAGGTTTCCAGAGAATCTTGGAAGGCCCACAAGGTTTCCTTGATGACCGGCCAATCCGTAGAAAAAACGGAATTTCTCGGTTATTCTTCTTTATCAGGAAAAGGGAATATTACACATTTATTTAGTGATAATAAACCTGCGATCGTTTTGAAAGCGGGACAAGCGGGGGCGATCGTTTTAAACCGAACTCCTTTTTATCCCGAAGGAGGAGGTCAGGTCGGCGATACTGGTTTCTTGCGTCAGGGCAAAAGTGTATTCAAGGTTTTGGACACACAGAAGGAAAACGACGTCATTCTTCATTTTGGAGAAATGCTCAGCGGTGAATTTTCCATCGCGCAGGAACTCGAAGCCGAAGTGGAAGCGGTCCGCAGAGAACGTTTGCGTTTTCACCACTCCGGAACGCATCTTTTGAACGGGGCGCTCCGCAATTTACTCGGGGATCACGTCCTGCAAAAAGGTTCGATCGTATCGCCGGAATATCTTCGTTTCGATTTTTCTCATCCTTCCGCGTTGACGGGAGAAGAGATCCGTAAGATCGAATCCCGGGTCAACGAATCGATCCGTAAGGATTTCCAAGTTTCTACCAAGGAACTCGGAATCGACGAGGCGAAAAAAACCGGAGCCGTTGCGACCTTCGGAGAAAAATACGGAGATCAGGTTCGAGTCGTCCAGATGGGAGATGCGTCCGTCGAATTCTGCGGCGGAACGCACGTTTCTCATACGGGCGAGATCGGTTACTTCTTTATCAAAAAAGAATCTTCTCCCGGCGCCGGAAACCGTCGTATCGAAGGGGTCTGCGGTCCCGCGGTGATCGAAACGTTCCAGAACCGTTTTGCGGAACTCACCGAATCCGTGCAGAACTTAAACTTAAAAATCAAATCGGAGTTAGGCGAAGAAGGAGCCAAACTTCTCATCACTTCTCCCGTGCCCGGGCCGGATGAGATTCGGGAAAAACTCGAAAAAGAAGGCGCAACCGCCGTAACATTCTTCCGTGATCTTTCCGAAAGCATCGCCGCGAAGATCGAAGAAGGCACTTCTTCCTTTTTGAAAACGAAGAAGAGCTTGGAATCCCGCGACTTCGAGAACAACGCGTCGGTGATCGAGAGAGTGTTCGCTTCTTCCGTCGAGACCGGAACAGGTAAAATCGTATCCGCGATTTTCGAAGACAAGGACCCGAATTCTCTCAAAGGTCTTTCCGACAATCTCAAAGTCCGCGAAAAAAATCTTCTCGTGATTCTCGGCAGCAAAAATGCGGAGAACGCAAGCATCGTAATCACCTGCTCTTCCGAACTCGTTTCCAAAGGGATTCATTGCGGAAATCTCGTTAAGGTCGCCTGCGAAGTGTTAGGCGGAAAGGGCGGCGGAAAACCCGATATGGCGCAAGGCGGAGGTAAGGAAAAACAAAATCTCGAATCCGCGATCGCGGGCGCCGTGAACGAAGCAAAACAAATCTTAACCGGAGAAAGAGTATGA
- the rpsI gene encoding 30S ribosomal protein S9 encodes MAPAKEIWAVGRRKTSVARAKIKEGSGKITVNHKDIKDYLQNRKAIIEEAVRPLSLLNVQDKYDLNLNVTGGGITGQVGAIRHAVARAICRIKPEFRPAVKKEGFLTRDPRMVERKKYGLHKARRGTQFSKR; translated from the coding sequence ATGGCACCCGCTAAAGAAATCTGGGCTGTAGGAAGAAGAAAAACCTCCGTTGCCCGTGCAAAAATCAAAGAAGGTTCCGGTAAAATCACCGTAAACCACAAAGATATCAAAGATTATCTTCAAAACCGCAAAGCAATCATCGAAGAGGCGGTTCGTCCTCTTTCTCTTCTGAACGTTCAAGACAAGTATGATCTGAATCTGAACGTGACCGGAGGGGGAATCACCGGACAAGTCGGAGCAATCCGTCACGCAGTTGCAAGAGCGATCTGCAGAATTAAGCCGGAGTTCCGTCCAGCCGTGAAAAAAGAAGGATTCTTAACCAGAGATCCAAGAATGGTGGAAAGAAAGAAATACGGTCTACACAAAGCGAGAAGAGGAACTCAGTTCTCCAAACGTTAA
- the rplM gene encoding 50S ribosomal protein L13, whose protein sequence is MSVLSKAHKTPSLTKENAVKGWFVVDAEGKTLGRLASGIAARLRGKHKATFTPNQDCGDNIIVINASKVKVTGNKETQKLYYHHSRYPGGMTETVFKDLIAKQPEKVIYEAVKGMLPKSKLGDKMLTHCKIFSGAEHNLQAQKPVKLEI, encoded by the coding sequence ATGTCAGTATTATCAAAAGCGCATAAAACTCCTTCTCTTACGAAAGAAAATGCCGTTAAAGGCTGGTTCGTTGTAGACGCGGAAGGAAAAACCCTGGGAAGACTCGCTTCCGGGATCGCCGCAAGACTTCGCGGAAAACACAAAGCAACTTTTACTCCGAACCAAGATTGCGGAGACAATATCATCGTTATCAACGCTTCCAAAGTGAAAGTGACCGGTAACAAAGAAACTCAGAAACTATATTATCATCACTCTCGTTATCCGGGCGGGATGACCGAAACCGTTTTCAAAGACTTAATCGCAAAACAACCTGAAAAGGTGATCTACGAGGCCGTAAAAGGAATGCTTCCCAAAAGCAAACTCGGAGATAAGATGCTCACCCATTGCAAAATTTTCTCGGGTGCTGAACACAACCTCCAGGCACAAAAGCCTGTGAAACTGGAAATCTAA
- a CDS encoding YceI family protein: MKRIILFYCLILLPFVAGFSEAPTKNQSCNYSYDHASTKFGWKAFKFTEKTGVGGSFDKISVDGTPSGTSVEKVLKGIKFTIDPNTVNSGNNDRDAKIKSAFFYPLKQNGKIEGKVVTVELNSDKTSGKGAIELKFNGVSKKLDVTFDLHEGAHLSANAKLDLATWKALGAVEALNKVCLDLHKGKDGVSKLWPEVELTISTMLKADCK; encoded by the coding sequence ATGAAACGAATCATTCTATTCTATTGTTTGATCCTACTCCCATTTGTCGCCGGATTTTCAGAAGCTCCGACCAAAAACCAAAGCTGTAATTATTCGTATGATCACGCGAGTACGAAGTTCGGCTGGAAGGCGTTCAAGTTTACGGAGAAGACAGGCGTCGGCGGTTCTTTCGACAAGATTTCAGTGGACGGAACTCCGTCCGGAACTTCCGTCGAAAAAGTCTTGAAAGGAATCAAATTCACCATCGATCCGAACACGGTCAACTCGGGGAACAACGACCGTGATGCGAAGATCAAATCCGCATTCTTCTATCCGCTGAAACAAAACGGGAAAATCGAAGGGAAGGTCGTAACCGTAGAATTGAATTCCGACAAAACATCGGGGAAGGGCGCGATTGAACTTAAGTTCAACGGGGTTTCCAAAAAGTTGGATGTAACATTCGACCTACACGAAGGGGCACATCTCAGCGCGAACGCGAAGTTGGATCTTGCAACTTGGAAGGCTCTCGGAGCGGTCGAGGCTCTCAACAAAGTCTGTCTGGATCTGCATAAGGGAAAGGACGGCGTTTCCAAACTTTGGCCGGAAGTGGAACTTACGATTTCCACAATGCTGAAGGCGGATTGCAAGTAA
- the thiL gene encoding thiamine-phosphate kinase, whose amino-acid sequence MKEISILKESEIIRVLYPPGSVQTDDCYLDDEGRIFTTDTICEGTHFRNEWSGPKEIARKLVEVNVSDIAAGGGVPTKAFLNLGLSAKASKEEWILPFSSALQETLSSYGIELCGGDTYRSSSLNLTLTLIGVTATPWKRSGGKKEDFLYLTGSVGLSQLGYKILSEHLDVTEPLRTLALEKHLTPKARLNVARELSRQYPVSCCMDLTDGLLQDLPKLASSSELGLKIDLDAVPLPANAKAFLSLNEALGSGEELELLFLSPQELPATLCGIALTKIGRATGEWKGVRYFNANGTESEFNYRGFEHF is encoded by the coding sequence TTGAAGGAAATTTCCATTTTGAAAGAATCTGAAATCATCCGCGTTCTGTATCCTCCCGGCAGCGTTCAGACTGACGACTGTTATCTGGACGACGAAGGTCGGATCTTCACCACCGATACGATCTGCGAAGGAACTCATTTTAGAAACGAATGGAGCGGTCCGAAAGAAATCGCCCGAAAACTCGTCGAAGTGAACGTCTCCGATATCGCCGCAGGCGGTGGAGTTCCCACAAAAGCATTTTTGAATTTAGGACTCAGCGCAAAAGCTTCAAAAGAAGAATGGATTCTTCCGTTTTCATCGGCCTTGCAGGAAACGCTTTCCTCTTACGGAATCGAGCTGTGCGGAGGGGATACGTATCGCTCTTCTTCTTTGAATCTGACTTTGACTTTGATCGGAGTTACGGCCACCCCTTGGAAACGTTCGGGCGGTAAGAAGGAAGACTTTTTGTATCTCACCGGTTCGGTCGGACTTTCTCAATTGGGATATAAGATTCTCAGCGAACATTTGGATGTGACGGAACCTCTTCGCACGCTCGCTTTAGAAAAACATCTGACACCGAAAGCTCGTTTGAACGTCGCTCGCGAACTTTCGCGACAATATCCAGTTTCTTGTTGTATGGATTTGACCGACGGTCTTCTGCAGGATCTCCCGAAACTCGCGTCATCGTCGGAACTCGGTCTGAAAATCGATTTGGACGCGGTTCCTCTTCCCGCAAACGCGAAGGCTTTTTTAAGTTTGAACGAGGCGCTCGGTTCCGGGGAAGAATTGGAACTTTTGTTTTTGAGTCCGCAGGAACTCCCCGCTACGTTATGCGGAATCGCCCTTACAAAGATCGGAAGAGCAACGGGAGAATGGAAAGGTGTCCGATATTTTAATGCGAACGGGACGGAATCCGAGTTCAACTACAGGGGATTCGAGCATTTTTAG
- a CDS encoding alpha/beta hydrolase — MKILKWALGIFGTFALFLVVTFYAGTPKYEYKTVPLHSDFDAYYKEKLKISQEKKARPNNEEKLVRYSPGKTEYAILYIHGFGASRAEGEEVTDQLAKDLKANLYYVRLPGHGTNLEDHRDTTFQEILQDSETALLETEKLGNKTILIGTSMGGLISTYLAAKYPERVHALILGSPFYDFTSALGGIYQFSWGKDFAHLVMGKIRKSTEAQKRDPASAFWYRDQYLAAVQNLSDLREFILGTDPFSKISSPVLLFYYYKNDKEQDASASVQSMLNAFKKLNANGKASPLNKAVRIELGDHVLFSKYMKSDKTLILKEEEEFLKKVFEPKK; from the coding sequence ATGAAGATACTCAAGTGGGCCCTGGGGATTTTTGGAACGTTCGCCCTTTTTCTCGTCGTCACGTTTTATGCGGGAACGCCGAAATACGAATACAAAACGGTTCCGTTACATTCCGACTTCGACGCGTATTACAAAGAGAAACTTAAAATCAGTCAGGAGAAAAAGGCCAGACCGAATAACGAAGAAAAGCTGGTTCGTTATTCTCCCGGTAAAACGGAATACGCCATTCTTTATATCCACGGCTTCGGAGCTTCCCGCGCGGAAGGGGAAGAAGTCACGGACCAACTCGCAAAGGATTTAAAAGCGAATCTTTATTACGTTCGTCTTCCGGGACACGGAACCAATCTGGAAGATCACAGAGACACCACGTTTCAAGAGATTCTTCAGGATTCCGAGACGGCACTTTTGGAAACGGAAAAACTCGGAAACAAAACGATTCTAATCGGAACGAGCATGGGCGGTCTGATTTCGACGTATTTGGCCGCGAAGTATCCGGAACGGGTTCACGCTTTGATCTTAGGATCTCCCTTTTACGATTTCACGAGCGCCCTCGGAGGAATCTATCAATTCTCCTGGGGAAAGGATTTCGCACATCTCGTAATGGGAAAGATCCGCAAATCCACGGAAGCTCAAAAGCGCGATCCTGCAAGCGCATTCTGGTATAGGGATCAATATCTCGCAGCGGTTCAAAATCTTTCGGATCTGCGCGAATTCATTTTAGGAACCGATCCGTTCTCCAAGATTTCTTCTCCCGTTCTTTTGTTCTATTATTATAAGAACGATAAGGAACAGGACGCGTCGGCTTCCGTTCAATCGATGTTAAACGCATTCAAAAAATTGAATGCGAATGGGAAAGCGAGTCCGTTGAATAAGGCGGTAAGGATAGAACTCGGAGATCACGTGTTGTTTTCCAAATACATGAAGAGCGATAAGACGTTGATCCTCAAGGAGGAGGAAGAATTTTTGAAAAAGGTGTTCGAACCGAAGAAATAA
- a CDS encoding DUF773 domain-containing protein: MSLFLFETFADNFQTKHKDVTSGKWFGLNSLNLDGKPFVTFFQGELVLKLGADKIAEIISRYPGAKLFDPSGNDRAMKDWLQVPVEFQEDWPSLGESAYDLAVLNQEASPAPKKAAVKTAKKKAPAKKKKAAPKKKTKAKKVSPKKAKPKTKVKVKAKPKAKKKVAKKKTAAKKKKKK, encoded by the coding sequence ATGTCACTATTTCTTTTTGAAACCTTTGCAGATAATTTTCAAACCAAGCACAAAGACGTAACCTCCGGAAAATGGTTCGGATTAAATTCTTTGAATCTAGATGGAAAACCCTTTGTTACCTTTTTTCAAGGCGAACTCGTTTTGAAACTCGGAGCGGATAAGATCGCCGAGATCATTTCCCGTTATCCGGGCGCAAAACTTTTCGATCCGTCCGGAAACGACCGAGCGATGAAGGATTGGCTTCAGGTTCCCGTGGAATTCCAGGAAGACTGGCCTTCTTTGGGCGAAAGCGCTTACGATCTCGCCGTGTTGAATCAGGAAGCTTCCCCCGCTCCGAAAAAAGCCGCCGTAAAAACGGCTAAGAAGAAGGCTCCGGCTAAAAAGAAAAAGGCCGCTCCGAAAAAGAAGACCAAAGCCAAAAAGGTTTCACCGAAAAAAGCGAAACCTAAAACAAAGGTGAAGGTGAAGGCGAAGCCGAAAGCCAAGAAGAAGGTCGCGAAGAAAAAGACCGCGGCTAAAAAGAAAAAGAAGAAGTAG
- a CDS encoding carbon-nitrogen hydrolase family protein: MNLMNKYVLLLVAIVSLFCGHFVWSFTGRSHSMRKPDLRLERIESFGKDVKKGNLLGVQPWMIPNDYSKEENFREKIESYLETAHKRGFLNSKTIVVFPEYLGTWLVVAEEKESVISATKIEEAMRTLVLSNAYSFIWNLLKAKGKDSVRDALFRMKSKEMSSIYVRTFSELARKYKITIVAGSILLPEPSVVDGTLRVGHGALKNGSFVFSSDGKVVENSPLKIYPIEDEKTFVEAAPIVDLKVSSVPAGRIGVLVCADSWFPEVYDTFKKQNVDFVVVPSYVAPDNAMAAVWKGYNGASNPKDVSALDVDRITEGEAWLKYALGGRMSKSGATHGINVFLRGSLWDLGSDGETIWVKRSIAKTFPRIHGASIVNLWID; the protein is encoded by the coding sequence GTGAATCTTATGAACAAATACGTTCTTCTTTTGGTCGCAATCGTTTCCCTATTCTGCGGCCATTTCGTTTGGTCGTTTACGGGCCGTTCCCATTCGATGAGAAAACCCGATCTTCGTTTGGAGCGGATCGAAAGTTTCGGCAAGGACGTAAAAAAAGGAAATCTTTTGGGCGTTCAGCCTTGGATGATTCCGAACGATTATTCCAAAGAGGAGAATTTTCGGGAAAAGATCGAATCGTATCTCGAGACAGCCCACAAAAGAGGATTCTTAAATTCGAAAACGATCGTCGTTTTCCCGGAATATTTGGGAACTTGGTTGGTGGTTGCGGAGGAAAAAGAATCCGTGATTTCCGCTACGAAAATCGAAGAAGCGATGCGGACTCTTGTTTTGAGCAACGCCTATTCGTTCATCTGGAATTTACTCAAGGCCAAAGGAAAGGATTCCGTAAGGGACGCTTTGTTTCGAATGAAATCAAAAGAAATGTCCTCGATTTACGTTCGCACGTTTTCCGAATTGGCCCGTAAATACAAGATCACCATCGTTGCCGGGTCGATTCTTCTTCCCGAACCTTCGGTCGTAGACGGAACCTTACGCGTCGGGCACGGGGCGTTAAAGAACGGATCCTTCGTATTTTCGAGCGACGGTAAAGTCGTGGAGAATTCTCCCTTGAAGATTTATCCGATCGAGGACGAAAAAACCTTCGTCGAAGCGGCTCCGATCGTAGACCTCAAGGTTTCGTCCGTTCCGGCGGGAAGGATCGGGGTTCTGGTCTGTGCGGATTCCTGGTTTCCGGAAGTCTACGATACATTCAAAAAACAGAATGTAGATTTCGTAGTGGTTCCTTCGTATGTGGCGCCGGATAACGCCATGGCTGCGGTTTGGAAGGGTTATAACGGAGCTTCCAATCCGAAGGACGTTTCTGCTCTTGACGTCGATCGGATCACGGAAGGGGAGGCTTGGTTGAAATACGCGCTTGGGGGAAGAATGTCGAAGTCGGGCGCGACTCACGGGATCAACGTGTTCCTCAGAGGTTCTCTTTGGGATTTGGGTTCGGACGGAGAGACCATTTGGGTGAAACGTTCGATCGCTAAGACCTTTCCCCGTATTCACGGAGCAAGCATCGTAAACCTCTGGATCGATTGA